The Zhihengliuella sp. ISTPL4 genomic interval CTCGACGTAATCGTTCGCCGGGTCCATGAGGATGTCCTCCGGCGTGCCGATCTGCACGATGCGACCGTCGCGCATGACGGCGATGCGGTCACCGAGGAACATGGCCTCGTTGAGGTCGTGCGTGATGAAGACGATGGTCTTCTGGAGCTTCTGCTGCAGCTCCAGGAGCTGCTCCTGCATCTCGCGGCGGATCAGCGGGTCGAGCGCGCTGAAGGCCTCGTCCATGAGCAGGATGTCGCTGTCGGCGGCGAGGGCGCGAGCGATGCCCACGCGCTGCTGCATGCCGCCGGACAGCTCGGAGGGCAGCTTGTCGCCCTGGCCCTCGAGGCCGACGAGGGCGAGGATCTCCTCGGCCTTGGCCTGGCGCTCGGCCTTGCCGACCCCCTTGAGCTCGAGCGGGTAGGCGACGTTCGCGGCGACCGTGCGGTGCGGCAGCAGCGCGAAGTGCTGGAACACCATCGAGATGCGGTCGCGGCGGATCTCGCGCAGGCGCGCGGCCGGGATCCCCGTGATCGGGTCGCCGCCCACGGTGACGGCGCCGGCGGTGATGTCGTGCAGGCCGTTCAGCATGCGGATGATGGTCGACTTGCCCGATCCGGACAGGCCCATGATGACGAAGATCTCACCGCGGTTGACGGTGAAGCTGGCGTCGATGACGGCGGCGGTCCCCGCGTCGGCGACGGCCGTGCGGCTCTCCCCGGCCTTCAGTCGGCGGACGGCGGTGCTCGGATTCCTCCCGAACACCTTGTACAGATGGCGCGCTTCGAGTGCTGTTTCGGACACGTTTCCCCTGCGGCTCGGCTTCGGGTGGCTGAGCCTGCTTCGGTCACGCCCGGGTGATCCTCACGAGGCCGTTCGACGTCTTCGCTGTGGCGGCACAGGCGGCGGATTTCGGATCCGCCGCAGAGGGGATCGACCGTACGCCCACGCCTCTTCGCCGCACAGCTCATCGAAGGAAGGACGTGACCGCGGACTGGTCTATGGGCCGTCAGGCCCGCAGACCAACGTAACGAAATGGCCGGTCAGCGGCAAATCCTGCGCCGGGGACGTGCCCGGGTTTCCGCCGCTGACCGGGGGATAGTACGAGCGTCTAGCAATCTCGTCGCGGCGGCGTCATGGGCGCCGGACGGTGCGGGTCACCGTGAACTTCGGAGTGCGTCGGAGCTGCTCCGTGGGACCGATCAGGCGGGTCAGCTCGGCCCGGTATCCGAGGCTCGAGTTGTACACCGTGAACAGCTCTCCGCCGGGGCGGAGCAGGCGCGCGGCGGCATGGAACAGGCGGGTCGCGGCACCCGTGTGCACGCTGGCGCCGAGGTGGAATGGCGGGTTCAGGAGGACGGCGTCGAAGGAGGCATCCGAAAGCTCGGAGCCCGCGTCGTCGTGAGTGACCTGGACCCGGTCGGCCACCCCGTTCGCGATCATCGTGGCTCGCGCAGAGGCGACGGCGGCGGCCGAGCGGTCCGTGGCGACGACCCGGTCGTCCGGGCGGGCGAGCGCCCAGGACACGGCGAGCGCTCCGGTCCCGCAGCCGAGGTCGAGCACGCGGCGGCCGGGGCCGTTCACAACTCCGGAAGATCGGGCGCTCGCACCGCCGTTCGGCGCGTTCTCGGGGCGTGTCGCCTCCGTTCTCCTGAGTTGTGAACCGTCGAGGTCGAGCGCCTCGAGCAAGACCCGGGTGCCGATGTCGAGGCGGGCCCCGGCGAAGGCGCCGCCGTGGGCCACGAGGACGAGGCCGCCGTGCCGCGCGGAGACCGGGAACGGCGGGGACTCGGCTACCGGGAGGGCACCGGTGGCGACGAGCAGCCGCGACTTCCGCTCGGCGCGTTGCGGCTGCACCTCGGCGAAGCTCCGACCCAGCACCTCGTTCTGGGCGAGGGTCATGTGCTTCACCCGGCCTCCGGCGATGAGCACGGCGTCGGAAGCGGCCCACCGGGCGACCGCATCCGCGATCTCCTCCAGTTCAGCGAGAGCCTTCGGCAGCTGCAGCAGCACGAGGCGCGCACCGGCGAGCAGGCTCTCGTCGAGTTCGTGCGGGATGAATCCGCCGAGCGCCAGCTCGTCCGCGTTCCGGGCGAGCGCGCGACGTCCGGAGGCGAGGTCCTGATGCACCCGGATCCCGGAGAGACCGGCCGCGGTCAGCGCGAGGGTGATCGCGCCGTACTCGTCTCCGATGACCACGATCCGGTCGCCTGCGACGCCCGCGGCGAGCGCTCGATCGACAAGCAGCAGGTCGGTCGCATCGTGGGCCTGGAGGTTGTCCGCTTCGACGTCGGGCCAGCGACGCAGACGACTGTAGGGGAACTCCGGCACCAGCCCACTGTACGCGGCCCGCCTCGACCCGCTGCCAGCTCACCGTTGACACGAACGCGGGTTCTGTGGTTACTTAGTTGAGTAAGTAACCCAGAAACCACGGAGGACTCGTGATCGAAGAAGGCAAACCGCTCTTCCTCCAGATCGCCGAGCAGATCGAGGACTCGATCCTCGACGGCTCGCTGGCCGAGGAGGCGCAGGCCCCTTCGACGAACGAGCTCGCCGCGTTCTACCGCATCAACCCCGCCACCGCCGCGAAGGGAGTCGCCATGCTCACCGACAAGGGAGTGCTCCACAAGCGCCGAGGCATCGGCATGTTCGTCTCGGAAGGCGCCAGGGAGATGCTCCTCGGCGAGCGCCGGGCGGCCTTCGCCGACCGCTACATCGATCCGCTCCTCGCGGAGGCCCGCACGCTGGGTCTCGGCGCGGAAGACCTCGCGGACCTGCTCCGGCAGCGCGCCGCACTCGCCCCCACCCCAGAAGGGAAGAACCCCGCATGACCGCCGTCATCGAGGTGCAGAACCTCACCAAGCGCTACAAGGAGAAGAGGGCGCTCGACAACGTGTCCCTCTCGCTCGAGGGAGGCTCGATCTACGGGCTCCTCGGCCGCAACGGTGCCGGGAAGACGACACTCATGTCGATCCTCACGGCGCAGAACTTCGAGTCCTCCGGCACCGTGAAGGTGTTCGGCGAGCACCCGTACGAGAACGCGCACGTGCTCGGGCGGATCTGCTTCGTCCGGGAGAGCCAGAAGTACCCGGACGACGCGACCCCGCGGCACGCGTTCGCCGCCGCGCGCCTGTTCTTCCCGCACTGGGACCAGGACCTCGCGGACGAGCTCATCGCGGAGTTCCAGCTGCCGATGAAGCAGACCATCAAGAAGCTCTCCCGCGGGCAGCTCTCCGCCGTCGGCGTCATCATCGGCCTGGCCTCCCGCGCCGAGATCACGTTCTTCGACGAGCCCTACCTCGGGCTCGATGCCGTCGCCCGACAGATCTTCTACGACCGGCTCGTGGAGGACTACGCGGAGCATCCGCGCACGATCATCCTCTCCTCGCACCTGATCGACGAGGTCGCGAACCTCATCGAGAAGGTCATCGTGATCGACAACGGTCAGATCCTCCTCAACGAGGACACGGATGCCGTCCGCGACCGTGCCGTGACCGTCGTCGGCGACGCCGCCAAGGTCGACGCCTGGACCGCCGGCCGAGAGGTCCTGCACCGGGACGAGCTCGGCCGCGTCGCCTCGGTCACCGTTCTCGGTGCGCTCACCGCGGAAGACCGAGCCGAGGTGCGGGCCGCGGGCCTCGACCTCGCCCCCGTCTCGCTGCAGCAGCTCATCGTCCGCCTCACGCAGAAGGCCGAGGCCCACCCCAGCAGCAGGGCCGAAGCCACCACGGAAGGAGTCCGCTGATGCGACGCACACTCAACGTCATCCGCCTGCAGCTCATCAACCGGCAGACCTTCGTCTGGGTCCCGCTGATCATCCTCGGCTCGGCCGTGGTGATCTCGGTCCTCATCTACGCGATGATCCCCGGTGACGCCCCCAAGTACGGCGGAGGCGGTCAGGCGCCGCTGTGGTACTTCTTCGCCATCGGCATGTCGGCCATGACCCTGACATTCCCGTTCTCGCAGGCGATGAGCGTCACCCGGCGAGAGTTCTTCATCGGGACGCTCCTCACCGCCATCCTGGGCAGCGCCCTGCTCGGCATCCTGTTCCTCATCGGGGGCGCGATCGAGCTGGCCACGAACGGCTACGGCGTGAACGGCTGGGTCTTCCACCTGCCGTGGCTGTGGGAGGCCGGCCCGCTCGGCGCCTTCGTCGTCTACTTCACGCTCGCTCTGTTCTTCTTCGTGATCGGCTTCACCGGCGCGACGATCTACAAGAGCTGGGGGCCGATGGTGCTGACCATCGTGGGCGTGGCTCTGGCGCTCATCCTCGTCGGGGTCGTGTTCCTCGTGACGCGGCTCGAGCTGTGGGGAGACGTGTGGCTCGGCATCCTCGACCTCGGAGCGGTGGGCCTGGCCCTGTGGGGACTCGTGGTGGTCGCCGTCCTCAGCGGCATCTCCTTCCTCGCCTTCCGTCGGGCCACGCCCTGACGTGAGGATCGGAATCCGCGGATGCCGCGGCCGCGCACCCCGCGCGGTCGCGGCATCCGCGTTCGGCCGCCCTCTACCCGGCGCCCGGGGCCGGGGCAACCGGGTGGCCGCACGCCGCCTGCCGCCCTATCCTCGCCAGAGAGGACCACCCGACCGCCGCGAGGAGAGGATGACGTGACACCCGACCTTTCGCGCCTGCGCGTCCGCGAGCGTCGCTCGTACCTCGCTCGCACCGTCCGCGAGGCGGTCCGCCCCGCGCGCCTGCTCCTGGTGGCGAAGACGGCCCTCGCCGTCGGTCTCGCGTGGACCATCGCGCCGCACATGCCGGGCGTCACCGACGAGTACCCGTACTACGCGCCCCTCGGCGCGCTCGTGAGCATGTACCCGACCCTCATGGGGTCGATGCGGTCGAGCCTGCAGACGCTGTTCGGGCTCGCGACGGGTATCGGCCTGGCCGCCCTCATCGTGCTCACGGTCGGACCGACGTGGTGGACGATCCCCCTCGTCGTCGGTCTCGGCGTCCTCGTCTCCGGCACCGGGTGGTTCGGCGTCGGCAAGGAGTACGTCCCGATGGCGGCGCTGTTCGTCCTCATCATCGGCGGCCAGAACGCCGATGAGTACTCCCTCGGATACCTGGCCCAGATGGGAGTCGGGGTCGTGATCGGCCTGGTGGTCAACCTCCTGTTCGCCCCGGCTCCGCTGATCGGATCGGCGGAAACGCGGGTCGAGGAGTTCCGCCGGCAGCTCGCGGGCCACCTGCACGATATCGGCTCCGCGGTCTCGGAATCCTGGCCGCCGGAGACAGCGCAGTGGGCCGACGACGCCGAGGCCCTCGCCGAGACCACCGCCGACCTCCGCGCCGCCCTGGCCGAAGCCGACGAGAGCGTCCGCTACAACCCCCGCGCGAGACGTCGGCACGCCGGCACCGCGCACATCCACGAACAGCTCTCGACGCTCGACCGCATCGCGCATCTCATCCGCGACATCGCCGACGCGACGGCCGACACGATCTGGGAGCGTCCGGCCGGCATGCCCCTGGACCCGGCGCTGCCCGAGCCGCTGTCCGCGGCCTGCCACGCGGTGGCCGACGTCATCGCCGAGGAGGACCCGCAGTCGAGCGCGGCGCATCGCCGCCGCGGGGAGGCGGCGCGGGCGATCCGCCTCTTGCTGGAGAAGGTCGACGACCGCACATTCGACGTGCGCAGCTCGATGGGACCGGGCGTCCTGACGGCGATGCACCTTCGCCGCATCCTCATCCTCAGCGGCGAGCGCCCCGACGACGAGGACGAGTGAGTCAGATGGTGTCGTCGGCGACGACGATGTCCAGCTGCCAGTAGCGGCCCGCGGGGTCGGTGTCGTCGTGCGCGGCGTCCGCGGCGGAGAGCACGTCGTTGATCTTGTGCATCACGTCGTCGAACTCGGCCTCCGTGAGGCGGATGGTGCGCTGCACGAATGACGCGTGCACCTCGGCTG includes:
- a CDS encoding quaternary amine ABC transporter ATP-binding protein; protein product: MSETALEARHLYKVFGRNPSTAVRRLKAGESRTAVADAGTAAVIDASFTVNRGEIFVIMGLSGSGKSTIIRMLNGLHDITAGAVTVGGDPITGIPAARLREIRRDRISMVFQHFALLPHRTVAANVAYPLELKGVGKAERQAKAEEILALVGLEGQGDKLPSELSGGMQQRVGIARALAADSDILLMDEAFSALDPLIRREMQEQLLELQQKLQKTIVFITHDLNEAMFLGDRIAVMRDGRIVQIGTPEDILMDPANDYVEQFVQDVDRARVLTAANVMERPRPVVAESAGPRTALRQMRDAYMSATYVVGKDRQLVGVVTDRDAVKLVRQGATRLDSIIKPVLQSVREDDVLMNLFVPAVESPLPLAVTDADGRLAGVIPRVTLLAALGPGPGATEEILLPMTPMPQAEIDAVLDDGWTAEPGPSTSSGTQAGFGSGTQAGFGSGTQVDTEEVR
- a CDS encoding class I SAM-dependent methyltransferase — translated: MPEFPYSRLRRWPDVEADNLQAHDATDLLLVDRALAAGVAGDRIVVIGDEYGAITLALTAAGLSGIRVHQDLASGRRALARNADELALGGFIPHELDESLLAGARLVLLQLPKALAELEEIADAVARWAASDAVLIAGGRVKHMTLAQNEVLGRSFAEVQPQRAERKSRLLVATGALPVAESPPFPVSARHGGLVLVAHGGAFAGARLDIGTRVLLEALDLDGSQLRRTEATRPENAPNGGASARSSGVVNGPGRRVLDLGCGTGALAVSWALARPDDRVVATDRSAAAVASARATMIANGVADRVQVTHDDAGSELSDASFDAVLLNPPFHLGASVHTGAATRLFHAAARLLRPGGELFTVYNSSLGYRAELTRLIGPTEQLRRTPKFTVTRTVRRP
- a CDS encoding GntR family transcriptional regulator, with the protein product MIEEGKPLFLQIAEQIEDSILDGSLAEEAQAPSTNELAAFYRINPATAAKGVAMLTDKGVLHKRRGIGMFVSEGAREMLLGERRAAFADRYIDPLLAEARTLGLGAEDLADLLRQRAALAPTPEGKNPA
- a CDS encoding ABC transporter ATP-binding protein, which produces MTAVIEVQNLTKRYKEKRALDNVSLSLEGGSIYGLLGRNGAGKTTLMSILTAQNFESSGTVKVFGEHPYENAHVLGRICFVRESQKYPDDATPRHAFAAARLFFPHWDQDLADELIAEFQLPMKQTIKKLSRGQLSAVGVIIGLASRAEITFFDEPYLGLDAVARQIFYDRLVEDYAEHPRTIILSSHLIDEVANLIEKVIVIDNGQILLNEDTDAVRDRAVTVVGDAAKVDAWTAGREVLHRDELGRVASVTVLGALTAEDRAEVRAAGLDLAPVSLQQLIVRLTQKAEAHPSSRAEATTEGVR
- a CDS encoding FUSC family protein, whose protein sequence is MTPDLSRLRVRERRSYLARTVREAVRPARLLLVAKTALAVGLAWTIAPHMPGVTDEYPYYAPLGALVSMYPTLMGSMRSSLQTLFGLATGIGLAALIVLTVGPTWWTIPLVVGLGVLVSGTGWFGVGKEYVPMAALFVLIIGGQNADEYSLGYLAQMGVGVVIGLVVNLLFAPAPLIGSAETRVEEFRRQLAGHLHDIGSAVSESWPPETAQWADDAEALAETTADLRAALAEADESVRYNPRARRRHAGTAHIHEQLSTLDRIAHLIRDIADATADTIWERPAGMPLDPALPEPLSAACHAVADVIAEEDPQSSAAHRRRGEAARAIRLLLEKVDDRTFDVRSSMGPGVLTAMHLRRILILSGERPDDEDE